Proteins from one Antennarius striatus isolate MH-2024 chromosome 12, ASM4005453v1, whole genome shotgun sequence genomic window:
- the LOC137605426 gene encoding erythromycin 3''-O-methyltransferase-like, with protein MAYRHFEGKEQASSYWKHRFPPSDHLIQQLLDFVEKQKGGPYELAVDVGCGPGRGTALLAKHFASVVGLDVSPAQIEVALQRSKEPNITFRQSVAEELPFADSSVDLVTSMSAFHWFDRQRFLQEVHRVLKPRGCLALFGFHNDIELNYSNCCSHTLSQIIKEFCAALKAHRIAHIGPYHMNLYKEAYESIPYPGKEWHEHVLVKRTMTLFKIMRMMETYGDYQAVLSDDPQKATRLTQDVKQRLMSVMGVTSMETEVEVVTTYFYLVACKPQEV; from the exons ATGGCTTACCGTCATTTTGAAGGTAAAGAGCAGGCTTCTTCCTATTGGAAGCATAGATTCCCTCCATCAGATCATCTAATCCAGCAGCTGCTTGATTTTGTGGAGAAACAG AAAGGTGGTCCATATGAGCTGGCAGTGGATGTGGGATGTGGTCCAGGACGAGGCACAGCGCTCCTGGCCAAACACTTTGCCTCTGTGGTGGGGTTAGATGTTAGTCCTGCCCAGATAGAAGTGGCTTTGCAGCGATCCAAGGAGCCAAACATTACTTTTAG ACAGTCCGTGGCTGAGGAGCTGCCGTTTGCTGACAGCTCAGTGGACTTGGTGACATCTATGTCTGCCTTCCACTGGTTCGACCGACAACGCTTCCTCCAGGAGGTCCACAGGGTCCTGAAGCCTCGAGGCTGCTTGGCTCTATTCGGTTTCCACAATGACATAGAGCTCAACTACTCTAACTGCTGCTCACACACTCTCAGCCAAATCATCAAAGAG TTTTGTGCAGCTCTGAAAGCTCACCGTATTGCCCATATTGGACCCTACCATATGAACCTATACAAGGAGGCGTATGAATCCATCCCATACCCTGGCAAGGAGTG GCATGAGCATGTTCTCGTGAAAAGGACCATGACTCTGTTCAAGATCATGAGGATGATGGAAACTTATGGAGACTACCAAGCTGTGTTAAGTGATGACCCACAAAAAGCTACCAGACTCACTCAAGATGTCAAACAAAG GCTGATGTCGGTGATGGGGGTGACGTCTATggagacagaggtggaggtggttACGACATATTTCTATCTGGTAGCATGTAAACCACAGGAGGTCTGA
- the zgc:162396 gene encoding putative methyltransferase DDB_G0268948, with amino-acid sequence MAHRLFQEKHHASLYQKYRFTPPDEVKNIILQYLDKKKGQPHTLAVDLGCGTGQNSRVLAPYFQEVVGIDISECQLEEARMVPGYPNITYRKGSAEELPFPDGSVDLVTAATAAHWFDRSRFLAEAIRVLKPRGCMALFDFVGFKSRLYYQNSGDSLNQLYTEVYQVLLPYTSSCIALTDGKLEELYCAIPFPDKERFENIQIQLSISVKNLVGFFESMSMFQTYKKKDAQAAEDLLNNVQKRFLEEMGATSPETEMEHKMEYYCVLASKPQ; translated from the exons ATGGCGCACCGACTGTTCCAAGAGAAACATCACGCCTCTCTCTACCAGAAGTATCGCTTTACTCCTCCGGATGAAGTGAAGAACATCATTCTCCAGTATCTGGATAAAAAG AAAGGACAgccacacacactggcagtggATTTGGGATGTGGGACGGGCCAAAACTCCCGAGTACTGGCACCGTACTTCCAGGAGGTAGTGGGAATCGACATCAGCGAGTGTCAGCTCGAGGAGGCCAGAATGGTGCCTGGATATCCAAACATCACATACAG AAAGGGGAGCGCTGAGGAGCTTCCTTTTCCGGATGGGTCAGTCGACTTAGTGACGGCGGCGACAGCGGCTCACTGGTTTGATCGTTCGAGATTCTTGGCTGAGGCAATTCGAGTTTTAAAGCCCCGGGGTTGCATGGCCTTGTTTGACTTTGTTGGTTTTAAATCCAGACTTTATTACCAGAACAGTGGTGACAGCCTGAATCAGCTCTACACGGAG GTTTACCAGGTGCTCTTACCATACACTAGCAGCTGCATAGCTTTAACTGATGGAAAACTGGAAGAGCTCTACTGTGCCATCCCTTTTCCAGACAAAGAGAG GTTCGAGAACATTCAGATACAGTTATCAATCTCTGTGAAGAATCTGGTGGGTTTTTTTGAATCCATGTCAATGTTTCAAACTTATAAGAAGAAAGATGCCCAGGCAGCCGAGGACCTGCTGAACAATGTTCAGAAaag GTTTCTGGAGGAGATGGGAGCCACGTCTCCTGAAACTGAAATGGAGCACAAAATGGAATATTACTGTGTGCTGGCATCAAAGCCACAATAA